One Yoonia sp. BS5-3 genomic window carries:
- a CDS encoding AsmA-like C-terminal region-containing protein has product MTKPAQPDAPNPQQAAARASGKPVKPRKGRRFGRLLFWMRAVFIVCLAPLVFALAAAVMIIDREITAPSWVSERIEARAAEVLEGGQLRFGAISMRIGRDLHPVVRLRDTTLTDAGGLVITRVPIVEGLVSPRGLIFQQDLLLQDVLLVGAQVNLRRAADGSVSVALINGGNEVGRANTLPELLDQVDHVFERPALEALETVRAAGLIVNFDDARAGRSWIVDGGTVDLDLTGGQTALRGNFALLSGGADVTNVNLSYTSPRGSHAADIGLNIDNALASDIAAQSPALSWLREVEAPIDVAMRTGLDEAGALGPVSASLEIGQGVLQPNAATAPFRFDQAKAYLTYDPQRDQIAFTDVSLQTEWGAFQASGTSFLREFQDGLPQALLAQFQFQNIALNPPGFYDTPPSIPDASVDLRLRFDPFRIELGQLVINDGQTRLIADGELAATDAGWQMALNADVSEMAPDQLMAIWPIPFKPKTRDWFSNNLLGGRLFGAALGLRVTPGQPNHFAAGFEFDDATVRFMRQMPPITGGRGAASFIDNGLVIAVDDGVVNAPEGGQLNLAGSVFSIGDVRPKPATGTLDLRADGSVTSVLSILNQPPFEFLDKANLPVTLADGRAEVTGLVSWPMRRGGSPNDVSFEMAADLRRVRTGLIPGRDLVAPRLTVAATRAGLTLTGPVSLDGAPAEASWSRAFGEAGRNGSQIQAQVEISPDVLNALDINLPPGTVSGLGQGALTVDLIPNAPPRFTLTSDLRGVRVAIPAIGWAKSANTAGNLLIEGTLGAVPDISNLEISGGGLSAQGRISLAAGGGLETAVFSRVRVADWLNAPITLRGRGAGRPVGVEIRGGTLDLRRASFGSSQGEAGPVSIALDRLQVTEGIALDSFRGDFSGAGGFTGQFTAQLNGGAAVRGTVAPRNGRSAVRLVSEDAGGALRAAGFLRNANGGTLDLTLLPTGGEGTFDGTLAVRDLRLRDAPTMAALLDAISVVGLLQQLDGQGLAFDEVDARFRLTPNQVIVSEASAVGPGLGISVDGTYTLGNQRVDLQGVVSPFYVLNGIGSFLTRKGEGLIGFNFNIAGTSRAPQVTVNPLSAFTPGMFREIFRRPAPELSQ; this is encoded by the coding sequence GTGACCAAACCGGCCCAGCCCGACGCCCCTAATCCGCAGCAAGCCGCTGCACGCGCTTCCGGCAAACCGGTCAAACCGCGCAAAGGGCGCCGTTTCGGAAGGTTGCTGTTCTGGATGCGCGCCGTGTTCATCGTCTGTTTGGCGCCGCTGGTCTTTGCCTTGGCGGCTGCCGTGATGATCATCGATCGCGAGATCACCGCACCCAGTTGGGTGTCTGAACGGATTGAGGCACGCGCCGCCGAGGTGCTTGAAGGCGGACAGCTGCGGTTTGGCGCGATCAGCATGCGGATTGGACGGGATTTGCACCCGGTCGTGCGGCTGCGTGACACGACATTGACGGATGCGGGCGGGTTGGTGATTACCCGGGTGCCGATCGTCGAAGGGCTGGTCTCGCCGCGTGGATTGATTTTCCAACAGGATTTGCTGTTGCAGGACGTGCTGCTGGTGGGGGCGCAGGTTAATCTGCGCCGGGCGGCGGATGGCTCGGTCTCTGTGGCGCTGATCAATGGCGGCAATGAGGTGGGGCGCGCCAACACTTTGCCTGAACTGTTGGATCAGGTTGATCACGTCTTTGAACGCCCCGCCCTTGAAGCGCTTGAGACCGTGCGGGCGGCGGGGCTGATTGTGAATTTCGATGATGCGCGGGCCGGGCGCAGCTGGATCGTTGATGGCGGGACGGTTGATCTTGATCTGACTGGTGGGCAAACAGCGCTGCGGGGGAATTTTGCGCTTTTGTCTGGCGGGGCCGATGTAACCAATGTGAACCTGTCCTATACCAGCCCGCGCGGCAGCCATGCTGCTGATATCGGGCTGAATATCGACAATGCTTTGGCCAGTGACATTGCCGCGCAATCACCAGCGCTGAGCTGGCTGCGCGAGGTAGAGGCACCCATTGACGTAGCCATGCGCACCGGGCTTGATGAGGCGGGCGCCCTTGGCCCTGTCAGCGCATCGCTTGAGATCGGGCAGGGCGTGCTGCAACCCAATGCGGCCACAGCGCCATTCCGCTTTGATCAGGCCAAGGCCTATCTGACCTATGATCCGCAGCGCGATCAGATCGCGTTCACGGATGTCAGTTTGCAAACGGAATGGGGCGCATTCCAAGCAAGTGGCACGTCTTTCCTGCGCGAATTTCAGGATGGGCTGCCCCAGGCCCTTTTGGCGCAGTTCCAATTCCAGAACATCGCGCTAAACCCGCCGGGGTTTTATGACACGCCGCCCTCAATCCCGGATGCGTCCGTTGATCTGCGTCTGCGGTTTGATCCGTTCCGGATCGAGTTGGGCCAACTGGTGATCAATGACGGGCAGACCCGTCTGATCGCCGATGGAGAGCTGGCCGCAACAGATGCGGGATGGCAGATGGCGCTGAATGCAGATGTCTCTGAAATGGCGCCGGATCAATTAATGGCCATCTGGCCGATCCCGTTCAAACCGAAAACCCGCGATTGGTTTTCGAACAATCTGCTGGGCGGGCGGCTGTTTGGGGCCGCGCTTGGGCTACGGGTCACACCAGGACAACCCAACCATTTCGCAGCCGGGTTTGAATTTGACGACGCAACTGTCCGCTTCATGCGGCAAATGCCGCCAATTACCGGAGGACGGGGGGCGGCCAGCTTTATCGATAATGGCCTTGTCATTGCCGTTGATGACGGTGTCGTCAACGCCCCGGAAGGCGGGCAATTGAACCTTGCCGGTTCTGTTTTCTCAATCGGTGATGTGCGGCCCAAACCGGCGACCGGGACTTTGGATTTGCGGGCGGATGGATCGGTGACGTCGGTTCTTTCGATCCTGAACCAACCGCCGTTTGAGTTTTTGGACAAGGCCAACCTTCCGGTCACGCTTGCTGATGGTCGTGCGGAGGTGACGGGTCTTGTCAGTTGGCCAATGCGCCGCGGCGGATCGCCCAATGATGTCAGCTTTGAGATGGCCGCGGATCTGCGCCGGGTCCGTACCGGGTTGATCCCCGGGCGCGACCTGGTTGCGCCGCGCCTGACTGTGGCGGCGACACGCGCCGGGCTGACCCTGACCGGGCCCGTCAGTCTGGATGGTGCCCCGGCCGAGGCCAGTTGGAGCCGCGCCTTTGGTGAGGCCGGGCGCAATGGCAGCCAAATCCAGGCGCAGGTTGAAATTTCGCCCGATGTTCTGAACGCGCTTGATATCAATCTGCCCCCCGGTACGGTGTCTGGGCTTGGCCAGGGCGCACTGACCGTTGATTTGATCCCAAACGCGCCACCCCGCTTTACCTTGACCTCTGATCTGCGCGGTGTGCGTGTTGCGATCCCGGCGATTGGCTGGGCGAAATCGGCCAACACGGCGGGTAACTTGCTGATCGAGGGGACGCTGGGCGCTGTGCCCGATATCTCAAACCTTGAGATCAGCGGCGGCGGGCTGAGCGCGCAGGGGCGGATCAGTTTGGCCGCTGGCGGCGGGCTTGAAACGGCCGTTTTCAGCAGGGTCCGTGTCGCCGATTGGCTGAATGCACCGATCACGTTGCGGGGCCGGGGTGCCGGGCGGCCTGTTGGGGTGGAAATTCGCGGCGGGACGCTTGATTTGCGCCGCGCCAGCTTTGGGTCATCACAAGGCGAGGCAGGGCCCGTGTCGATCGCGCTCGACCGGTTGCAGGTCACTGAAGGGATCGCATTGGACAGTTTCCGGGGCGATTTTTCAGGGGCAGGCGGGTTTACCGGGCAGTTCACGGCGCAGCTGAATGGCGGTGCTGCCGTGCGGGGGACTGTCGCGCCGCGCAATGGGCGCTCGGCGGTAAGGCTGGTCAGCGAAGACGCTGGCGGTGCGCTGCGTGCGGCAGGTTTCTTGCGCAACGCCAATGGCGGCACGCTTGATCTGACGCTGCTGCCGACGGGCGGGGAAGGGACCTTTGACGGCACGCTTGCGGTGCGTGATCTACGCCTGCGGGATGCGCCCACCATGGCGGCGCTACTCGATGCAATCAGCGTTGTCGGGCTTTTGCAACAGCTTGACGGGCAGGGGCTTGCCTTTGATGAGGTTGATGCGCGTTTTCGGCTGACCCCGAACCAGGTCATCGTGTCTGAGGCCAGCGCGGTCGGGCCGGGTCTTGGCATTTCTGTCGACGGGACATACACGCTCGGCAATCAGCGCGTCGATCTGCAGGGGGTGGTCTCACCTTTCTATGTGCTCAACGGGATCGGCAGTTTCTTGACACGGAAGGGCGAAGGCTTGATCGGCTTTAATTTTAACATCGCAGGCACCTCTCGCGCGCCCCAGGTCACCGTCAATCCGCTCTCGGCCTTTACCCCGGGGATGTTTCGCGAAATCTTCCGCAGACCGGCGCCGGAGCTGAGCCAGTGA
- a CDS encoding DUF1963 domain-containing protein — MPKDVARVLKRLRWGLIIAALVALLVLRVPQLALALAIMGLLLGVLGRQTWFQQFLAQLIGSKAGVQPTPSPIPAPEETVLTEAEIAALLDQEAQPAIFLKRHWPIDPVSDANSYLGGLPKLPEGMAWPENPQTGFALHHLAQIDLSEMPRIDADPNLPQVGMLWFFADINEEMDWEEGPGSPESCVLYAPVSTKELPPRPAPENLPQVDHCADALESILWSFRPPRIKVYPRWPVTGRPTQSWPLDDVPEGLARRNNYINARYEHVEAVEKGLKGEAPEPVNVKGAIVSVERVTEENAEGQRVVKRNTHYTPEALGGRFPYVARFADDVLASLHHSVGGQLERDESHVRYREKSGKGVDPEVTARLPIFQKAVQEIAALRADIAGLPNDAALSAADLGRFDDLIRNYARDTLKGVRAEQVVATAWQMFFQRTLSDPDLRAKVPSQMMASVSAQFAPSRGGTSHYLMGAKGVGSNPTAGHGIRLAQFDSDYGVDFMFCDCGIIDFWIDADDLAKGRWDRAWAATAGG; from the coding sequence ATGCCAAAAGACGTCGCACGGGTATTGAAAAGGCTGCGTTGGGGGTTGATCATTGCTGCCCTTGTCGCACTGCTTGTTTTGCGGGTGCCGCAATTGGCCTTGGCATTGGCGATAATGGGGCTTTTGCTGGGGGTCTTGGGACGACAGACGTGGTTTCAGCAGTTTCTGGCGCAGTTGATCGGCTCCAAGGCTGGTGTCCAGCCAACGCCGTCGCCTATTCCAGCACCGGAGGAGACAGTGCTGACGGAGGCCGAGATTGCAGCCCTTCTGGACCAAGAGGCCCAGCCTGCGATCTTCCTCAAACGCCATTGGCCCATTGATCCGGTGTCGGATGCAAATTCCTATCTAGGTGGTCTGCCCAAGTTGCCCGAAGGGATGGCTTGGCCCGAAAATCCGCAGACGGGCTTTGCTCTGCATCATCTGGCGCAGATCGATCTATCCGAGATGCCGCGAATTGACGCTGATCCCAATTTACCGCAGGTGGGCATGTTGTGGTTTTTTGCGGATATCAACGAAGAAATGGACTGGGAGGAGGGGCCGGGGTCACCTGAAAGCTGCGTGCTTTATGCCCCAGTCAGCACCAAGGAATTACCGCCGCGGCCTGCCCCGGAAAACCTGCCGCAGGTGGATCATTGCGCAGACGCCCTTGAGAGTATTTTATGGTCCTTTCGTCCACCACGGATCAAAGTATACCCGCGCTGGCCCGTGACGGGGCGACCGACCCAGTCCTGGCCATTAGACGACGTGCCGGAAGGTCTGGCGCGGCGCAACAATTACATCAACGCCCGTTATGAACACGTCGAGGCTGTGGAAAAGGGCCTCAAAGGGGAGGCCCCGGAGCCTGTCAATGTAAAGGGTGCGATTGTTTCGGTTGAGCGCGTTACCGAAGAAAACGCCGAAGGGCAGCGGGTCGTCAAACGCAACACGCATTACACGCCCGAGGCCTTAGGAGGCCGTTTTCCCTATGTCGCGCGTTTTGCCGATGATGTCTTGGCCTCACTGCATCACAGTGTGGGTGGCCAGCTTGAAAGAGACGAAAGTCATGTGCGTTATCGTGAGAAATCGGGCAAAGGCGTCGATCCCGAGGTGACAGCGCGCCTGCCCATTTTCCAAAAGGCGGTGCAAGAGATTGCGGCACTGCGCGCAGATATTGCGGGCCTGCCTAATGACGCCGCGCTGAGCGCAGCGGATCTGGGCAGGTTCGATGATCTGATCCGCAATTATGCCCGCGATACCCTGAAAGGGGTCAGGGCCGAACAAGTTGTCGCCACAGCGTGGCAAATGTTCTTTCAACGCACACTCAGTGATCCCGATTTGCGCGCCAAAGTGCCATCTCAGATGATGGCCAGCGTTTCGGCGCAATTTGCGCCCTCCAGAGGGGGGACCTCGCATTACCTGATGGGCGCAAAGGGTGTAGGCTCTAACCCGACAGCTGGCCACGGTATACGTCTGGCGCAGTTTGATAGCGACTACGGCGTGGATTTCATGTTCTGCGATTGCGGCATTATCGACTTTTGGATCGATGCGGATGATCTGGCGAAAGGCCGCTGGGACAGGGCCTGGGCCGCAACCGCAGGCGGGTAG
- a CDS encoding ferritin-like domain-containing protein has protein sequence MAVAVLQTADGRAKTALSREYAAKWQAARAAGETIEIGTACPPDFPARPDKPELLNPRDVPHRKPGSTAGQIALLHAVAHIELNAVDLHWDIIARFSDTKLPLGFYDDWVKSADEESKHFNLMCDCLEDMGSFYGALPAHAGMWRAAEDTAHDLMGRLAVVPMVLEARGLDVTPGMIDVFKRAKLSGAVAALEVIYAEEVHHVAYGSKWFHFLCGRHDLDPTGVFHDLVRKYFHGGLKPPFNEEKRAEAGIPPDFYWPLANEHSKAGARKS, from the coding sequence ATGGCCGTAGCCGTCTTGCAGACAGCAGATGGGCGCGCCAAAACGGCGCTGTCGCGGGAATATGCCGCCAAGTGGCAGGCGGCGCGCGCAGCAGGCGAGACAATCGAAATTGGCACAGCCTGCCCGCCGGATTTCCCTGCGCGCCCCGACAAACCAGAACTTCTCAACCCTCGCGACGTACCCCATCGTAAGCCCGGATCAACCGCTGGCCAGATCGCCCTTTTGCATGCGGTGGCCCATATTGAGCTGAACGCCGTTGATCTGCATTGGGATATCATAGCGCGTTTTTCAGACACGAAACTGCCACTTGGGTTTTACGATGATTGGGTGAAATCAGCCGACGAAGAATCAAAGCACTTCAATCTGATGTGCGACTGTCTTGAAGACATGGGCAGCTTCTACGGCGCATTGCCAGCCCATGCCGGGATGTGGCGCGCTGCCGAAGACACCGCCCATGACCTGATGGGCCGGCTTGCCGTTGTTCCCATGGTGCTTGAGGCGCGCGGCCTTGATGTGACCCCGGGCATGATTGATGTTTTCAAGCGTGCAAAACTATCCGGCGCAGTCGCCGCGCTTGAGGTGATCTACGCAGAAGAGGTTCATCACGTCGCCTACGGATCAAAATGGTTCCACTTTCTATGCGGGCGGCATGACCTGGACCCAACCGGGGTATTCCACGATCTGGTGCGCAAGTATTTCCACGGCGGGCTCAAGCCCCCTTTCAACGAAGAAAAACGCGCAGAGGCCGGTATTCCGCCCGATTTCTACTGGCCGCTGGCCAATGAACACAGCAAAGCCGGGGCGCGCAAATCCTAG
- the queA gene encoding tRNA preQ1(34) S-adenosylmethionine ribosyltransferase-isomerase QueA → MKLSDFDFDLPEHLIATRPARPRTSAKLLLAEGATISDRIVADLPQILQPGDRLVLNDTKVIPARLSGTRHRVSADAGATAARIEVTLLEPQADDAWTALVKPLKKVRDGETIIFSDTLSAQMISRADGQARLRFNLKGDDFDAALAAVGAMPLPPYIAAKRPADEADKDDYQTYWARHAGAVAAPTASLHFDGPLLDALAARGVQFTHVTLHVGAGTFLPVKVDDISDHKMHAEWGEVTPEAAAEIAATKAAGGRVIPVGTTALRLIESAAHGGQMQPWRGPTDIFITPGFEFQIADGLMTNFHLPKSTLMMLVSALMGVDTIRAIYAHAIANEYRFFSYGDSSLLLPSKE, encoded by the coding sequence GTGAAGCTGAGCGATTTTGATTTCGATCTGCCCGAGCATCTGATCGCAACACGGCCCGCGCGCCCGCGCACATCCGCGAAACTGCTTTTGGCTGAGGGCGCGACAATCAGCGACCGGATCGTCGCCGATTTGCCGCAGATATTGCAGCCGGGCGATCGGTTGGTGTTGAACGACACCAAAGTGATCCCTGCGCGGCTTTCTGGGACACGCCACCGGGTCTCGGCCGATGCCGGCGCCACCGCCGCGCGGATTGAAGTCACATTGCTAGAGCCCCAGGCCGATGACGCCTGGACCGCGCTGGTCAAGCCGTTGAAAAAGGTGCGGGACGGAGAAACGATCATCTTTTCGGATACGCTTTCGGCGCAGATGATCAGCCGGGCGGACGGTCAGGCGCGATTGCGATTCAACCTTAAGGGCGATGATTTCGACGCCGCGCTTGCCGCTGTGGGGGCGATGCCTCTGCCGCCCTATATTGCCGCGAAACGGCCGGCGGATGAGGCGGACAAGGACGATTATCAGACCTATTGGGCACGTCATGCCGGGGCAGTGGCTGCGCCGACGGCATCGTTGCATTTTGATGGGCCTTTGCTGGACGCATTGGCCGCCCGGGGGGTGCAGTTTACCCATGTGACTTTGCATGTGGGTGCCGGCACGTTTTTGCCTGTTAAGGTTGATGATATCAGCGACCATAAGATGCATGCGGAGTGGGGTGAGGTTACGCCGGAGGCTGCAGCCGAGATCGCTGCGACCAAAGCTGCTGGTGGTCGTGTGATCCCAGTGGGCACCACCGCCCTGCGCCTGATCGAGAGCGCAGCACATGGTGGTCAGATGCAGCCTTGGCGCGGGCCCACGGATATTTTCATCACGCCCGGGTTTGAGTTCCAGATTGCGGATGGGTTGATGACCAATTTCCATCTGCCCAAGTCCACGCTGATGATGCTGGTCTCTGCCTTGATGGGCGTGGACACGATCCGGGCGATCTATGCCCATGCCATAGCCAACGAATATCGGTTTTTCAGTTATGGGGACAGCTCACTGCTGTTGCCAAGCAAGGAGTAG
- a CDS encoding polymer-forming cytoskeletal protein yields MFSKSKINEPGPKAADKDTPKGADTTKSGGDYKSAAPKAKPVASLISSDLLITGNLKTSGDINVEGQVDGDIRAHLLTVGEGATIKGEVVADDVVINGRIVGRVRGLKVRLTSNARVEGDIIHKTIAIESGAHFEGSVQRQDDPLATGAKKMPTTSGDAAPKAKA; encoded by the coding sequence ATGTTTTCTAAATCCAAAATCAACGAACCCGGGCCCAAAGCGGCAGACAAAGACACCCCAAAAGGCGCCGATACAACCAAATCAGGCGGCGACTACAAAAGCGCGGCGCCCAAGGCCAAGCCTGTCGCATCGCTGATCTCTTCTGATTTGCTGATCACCGGCAACCTTAAGACATCCGGCGACATCAATGTTGAAGGTCAGGTCGACGGTGACATCCGCGCGCATCTGCTGACCGTTGGTGAAGGCGCCACCATCAAGGGCGAAGTTGTTGCAGACGATGTTGTCATCAACGGCCGGATCGTTGGCCGTGTGCGCGGGCTGAAAGTACGCCTGACATCGAACGCACGGGTCGAAGGTGACATCATTCACAAGACAATCGCCATAGAGTCCGGTGCGCATTTCGAAGGCTCTGTCCAGCGTCAAGACGACCCGCTGGCAACCGGCGCCAAGAAGATGCCAACCACATCTGGCGATGCGGCTCCAAAAGCCAAAGCATAA
- a CDS encoding M23 family metallopeptidase, with protein sequence MRSRLTHSIHRFLERRFPEKRLFLRSDTETRFIRLKPETQLVAWTGCILVVAWTIVATAILLMDSIGAGNFRAQAQRDQLTYEQRLNALSAERDARAEEALAAQERFNSALRQISIMQTELLATEEKRRELETGLETVQATLRNAMRAREEARAEVAALSAGEDEETGAAITDEAAGTVNLLASALAETAAERDQIAADAEFAVDHAQELELELRLLQERNDQIFRQLEEAMLVSVEPLDEMFRAAGMNPDNLINQVRRGYSGTGGPLTPLQFSTRGGEPDPDALRANSILTAMDRINLYRIAAEKAPFSIPVKSNFRYTSGFGPRWGRMHNGTDFAGPIGTPIYATADGVVTHAGWSSGYGRLIKIQHDFGIETRYAHLNSMDVQVGQRVSRGERIGAMGNSGRSTGPHLHYEVRVGGTPVNPMIYIRAGQNVF encoded by the coding sequence TTGCGATCACGGCTGACACACAGCATCCACAGATTTCTAGAGCGCCGCTTTCCAGAAAAGCGGCTTTTTCTGCGGTCCGACACCGAAACCCGATTCATCCGACTGAAACCGGAAACACAGCTTGTCGCTTGGACCGGTTGTATCTTGGTTGTGGCCTGGACAATCGTGGCGACAGCGATCTTATTGATGGACAGTATCGGCGCCGGAAATTTCCGCGCCCAGGCACAGCGCGATCAATTGACATATGAACAGCGGCTGAACGCCCTATCGGCTGAACGCGATGCACGCGCCGAAGAGGCATTGGCCGCGCAAGAGCGCTTCAACTCAGCCCTGCGGCAAATTTCAATCATGCAGACCGAGCTGCTGGCGACCGAAGAAAAGCGGCGCGAATTAGAAACAGGGCTTGAAACCGTCCAAGCCACCCTGCGCAATGCGATGCGCGCCCGCGAAGAAGCCCGCGCCGAAGTCGCCGCGCTTTCGGCCGGTGAGGATGAAGAGACCGGCGCCGCAATCACCGATGAAGCGGCAGGGACCGTCAATCTGCTTGCGTCTGCTTTGGCTGAAACGGCGGCAGAACGCGATCAGATTGCAGCCGATGCCGAATTCGCCGTTGATCACGCGCAAGAGCTGGAATTGGAACTTCGCCTGCTGCAGGAACGCAATGACCAAATTTTTCGGCAACTTGAAGAAGCGATGCTGGTTTCGGTCGAACCGCTGGATGAGATGTTCCGCGCCGCAGGTATGAACCCGGACAATCTGATTAATCAGGTGCGCCGCGGCTATTCGGGAACCGGCGGGCCGCTGACGCCGCTGCAATTCTCAACCCGCGGCGGGGAACCTGATCCGGACGCGCTGCGCGCAAACAGTATTTTAACGGCCATGGACCGGATCAATCTTTATCGGATTGCCGCGGAAAAGGCGCCATTCTCGATCCCTGTTAAGTCCAATTTCCGTTATACGTCAGGCTTTGGTCCTCGTTGGGGCCGGATGCATAATGGCACAGATTTCGCCGGCCCGATCGGCACACCGATCTACGCAACAGCCGATGGCGTGGTCACGCATGCGGGCTGGTCATCGGGTTATGGAAGGCTGATTAAGATCCAACATGACTTCGGAATTGAGACAAGATACGCACACTTGAACTCTATGGACGTGCAAGTTGGTCAAAGGGTCTCGCGTGGAGAGCGAATTGGTGCTATGGGGAATTCCGGTCGTTCTACCGGCCCACACCTTCACTACGAGGTCCGCGTCGGCGGTACCCCCGTCAACCCTATGATCTATATAAGAGCTGGACAGAATGTTTTCTAA
- the bcp gene encoding thioredoxin-dependent thiol peroxidase, with protein sequence MTHPAVGDIAPDIALPRDGGDIVKLSDFAGKNVVLYFYPKDDTPGCTKEAIGFTENQDAFAALDTVVLGVSKDSVKKHDKFVAKHELKIALLSDEEGDVCERYGTWVEKKMYGKTYMGIERATYLIGADGKIAQVWRKVRVPGHVDAVLDAVRAL encoded by the coding sequence ATGACACATCCTGCCGTCGGCGATATTGCACCAGATATCGCACTACCCCGTGATGGGGGCGATATTGTGAAACTGTCCGATTTTGCCGGAAAAAACGTGGTCTTGTATTTCTACCCCAAGGACGACACCCCCGGCTGCACCAAAGAAGCGATTGGGTTTACCGAAAACCAGGATGCTTTTGCCGCCCTTGATACGGTCGTACTTGGCGTTTCAAAGGACAGTGTCAAAAAACACGACAAATTCGTTGCGAAGCATGAGCTAAAAATCGCGCTTCTGTCTGACGAAGAGGGCGATGTGTGCGAGCGCTACGGCACCTGGGTCGAAAAGAAAATGTATGGCAAAACCTATATGGGGATTGAGCGCGCGACCTATTTGATCGGCGCCGATGGCAAAATCGCACAGGTCTGGCGCAAGGTGCGGGTGCCGGGCCATGTCGATGCAGTACTTGATGCGGTGCGTGCGCTTTGA
- the prfB gene encoding peptide chain release factor 2: protein MRAETQNIVDAIEKSLNLLAQRMDRETAPHRLEEFNARVEDPTLWDDPEAAQKLMRDRQLLVDAMSNYDSIQQELTDNTDLIELGEMEDDAEVVTEAEEALAALKEKAAQKELEALLDGEADANDTFLDINAGAGGTESCDWANMLARMYVRWAERKGYKVELQSEQAGDEAGIKSASYKISGHNAYGWLKSESGVHRLVRISPFDSAAKRHTSFTSVKVYPVVDDNIEIEVNPADIRIDTYRSSGAGGQHVNTTDSAVRITHHPTGIVVTSSEKSQHQNRDIAMKALKSQLYQMELDKRSALVNEVHESAGDAGWGNQIRSYVLQPYQQVKDLRTSYTTSDTKGVLDGDLDGFMAATLAQDMSGKGRDAANAE, encoded by the coding sequence ATGCGCGCAGAGACCCAGAATATCGTGGATGCGATTGAGAAATCGTTGAACCTGCTTGCACAGCGGATGGACCGGGAAACCGCGCCGCACCGGCTTGAGGAATTCAATGCGCGGGTTGAGGATCCAACCCTGTGGGATGATCCCGAAGCGGCACAGAAACTGATGCGTGACCGCCAGCTTTTGGTCGATGCGATGTCGAATTACGACAGCATTCAACAAGAGCTGACAGACAATACCGATCTGATCGAACTGGGCGAAATGGAAGACGATGCCGAAGTCGTCACCGAGGCGGAAGAGGCGCTTGCCGCGCTCAAGGAAAAAGCCGCCCAGAAAGAGCTTGAGGCATTGCTGGACGGCGAGGCGGATGCCAATGACACTTTCCTTGATATCAACGCCGGCGCGGGCGGCACCGAAAGCTGTGATTGGGCGAATATGCTGGCGCGGATGTATGTCCGCTGGGCTGAGCGCAAGGGCTACAAAGTTGAATTGCAATCCGAACAGGCCGGGGATGAAGCGGGCATCAAATCGGCATCATACAAGATCAGCGGCCATAACGCCTATGGTTGGCTGAAATCCGAAAGCGGCGTACACCGCTTGGTGCGTATTTCGCCTTTTGATAGCGCGGCCAAGCGGCATACCTCATTTACGTCGGTCAAGGTCTACCCGGTGGTGGATGACAATATCGAAATTGAGGTGAACCCTGCCGATATCCGTATCGATACCTACCGTTCCTCGGGGGCAGGCGGCCAGCACGTCAACACAACCGATTCGGCTGTGCGGATCACGCACCACCCCACCGGGATCGTTGTGACCAGTTCCGAAAAGTCCCAGCACCAGAACCGGGATATCGCCATGAAGGCCCTGAAATCGCAGCTTTATCAGATGGAGTTGGACAAACGCTCGGCCCTTGTGAACGAAGTGCATGAAAGCGCGGGGGATGCGGGCTGGGGGAACCAAATCCGGTCCTATGTGTTGCAGCCTTATCAGCAGGTCAAAGACCTGCGGACCAGCTACACAACGTCTGACACCAAAGGTGTGCTTGACGGTGATCTAGATGGGTTCATGGCTGCGACGCTGGCGCAAGACATGTCCGGTAAGGGGCGGGACGCAGCGAATGCGGAGTAG